A portion of the Equus quagga isolate Etosha38 chromosome 17, UCLA_HA_Equagga_1.0, whole genome shotgun sequence genome contains these proteins:
- the FGF19 gene encoding fibroblast growth factor 19 produces the protein MRSAPSQCAVACALVLAGLWLAAAGRPLALSDAGPHVHYGWGEPIRLRHLYTAGPHGLSSCFLRIRADGAVDCARGQSAHSLVEIRAVALRTVAIKGVHSVRYLCMGADGRMQGLPQYSAEDCAFEEEMRPDGYTVYHSRKHHLPVSLSSAKQRQLLKGKGLLPLSHFLPMLPRGPAEPRDLQDHVEPDVFSSPLETDSMDPFGIATKVGLVKSPSFQK, from the exons ATGCGGAGCGCACCGAGCCAGTGCGCCGTGGCCTGCGCCCTAGTCCTGGCCGGCCTCTGGCTGGCCGCGGCCGGGCGCCCCCTAGCCTTGTCCGACGCTGGGCCGCACGTGCACTACGGCTGGGGCGAGCCGATTCGCCTGCGGCACCTGTACACCGCTGGCCCCCACGGCCTCTCCAGCTGCTTCCTGCGCATCCGCGCCGATGGCGCCGTGGACTGCGCGCGGGGCCAGAGCGCGCACA GTTTGGTGGAGATCAGAGCAGTCGCTCTGCGCACCGTGGCCATCAAGGGCGTGCACAGCGTCCGGTACCTCTGCATGGGCGCCGACGGCAGGATGCAAGGGCTG CCCCAGTACTCGGCCGAGGACTGCGCGTTCGAGGAGGAGATGCGGCCCGACGGCTACACCGTGTACCACTCCCGGAAGCACCACCTCCCGGTCTCCCTGAGCAGCGCCAAGCAGAGGCAGCTGCTGAAGGGCAAGGGGCTCCTGCCGCTGTCCCACTTCCTGCCCATGCTGCCCAGGGGCCCAGCGGAGCCCAGGGACCTCCAGGACCACGTGGAGCCCGATGTGTTTTCTTCGCCCCTGGAGACAGACAGCATGGACCCTTTCGGGATCGCCACCAAAGTGGGACTGGTGAAGAGCCCCAGCTTTCAGAAATAG